The Mycoplasmopsis caviae sequence CTTGTGTTACATGAGGAAATAATTCAGTGTAACTGCCATCTAAATATGAGTTAGATGTCATAACTTGACCGCCATGTCCTGGTCCTTCAATATAGAACATGTTTAAGTCATATTTGTTAATAACTCTATTTAAATGAGCATAAATAAAGTTTTGGCCTGAAATAGTACCTCAGTGACCAATTGGATAAACTTTAACATCCTCAGAAGTTAAAGGATGTCTTAAAAGAGGATTGTTTCTTAAGTAAATTTGACCAACAGAAAGATAGTTTGCAGCTCTTCATCAAGCATGAACTTTTTCAAGGTATTCTTTACTATCAAATTCTTTTTTGTTCATTTGATCTCCTTATTATTTTTTGCATTTGTTAGTCTTTCTAAAGTTTGGTTTAGTAACCAGAGGAATAGATTGACAAATTTGTATTCTCCCGCTTTTGTTACTTACAAATTGCTAAAAAATTATATCTTAATTTAAGACTAATATTGATAATTAACATAAGTAACATATTAAAAATAAAAATCCTAACTGTGTTAGGATAAGTGGTATGTTAGAAACTGCTTTCATATTCCTTGGTGTCAATGTCAAAGTCATCTTTAACTTCGTATTCTTGTGTTTCACTTTGTGAATTATCTTGTTGAGAATCTTCTTCTTGAAGAAGACCAAAGTAAAACACACTCGAAGTATCAACCGAACTTGAACGAGATGAGAAGTTTGTTGCGATTTGATAAAAGTGTCTAAAATCTTTTGAATTGAAAAATTCAAGGTCTTTTTCACTAATTTTTGTAAGTGGTTCAAGCATATAAAGTTTGTCGCTAACAGCAGTATTTGCAGGTTTACGAGTAACTGAAATTTGGTTTGGGTTCATAAACAGGATGTACAAGTCTTCACGGCTTAAAGTTTTAGCTAAATTTGTATTAGGCTTAATTGAATTTAAACTTACGAACAAGTCGCTACCATCATTATTTTTAACATATTCGTTGTTTGAATTTAAGTTTGAAGGTTGAATTAATCAAACTGATTCACTTTCATTATATGTTGTTTGTGGGATTGAATTCTTCATTATATTTAATGAATTAAAGTTCATTCTTCTTGCAATTGAATTAAAGAAACTATTACGATATAGAATTCAATTAGGATATGTTTTTGAAGTTAAAAATCTTTGGTTGATTTCATGCATTTTTTCAAATCTTGCTGAATAAACAATTGTAGTATTACTCATTGAAACCTTTTTAGAAAGATTAGCAAAAAGAATTATATTTTCATTATTAATTCCATTGTATCCAAGTGTGTCAAGGTCAATAATGTGATCAATGGTGTATTTTGAAATTTCTCTTCTTAATTCTTGGTATTCATTTGTTGATACAAAATTTTTTGTAAGCACAATAACAAAATATTTAGCTCACTTCTTACCTTGCATTAGGTACAATGGTGCAAGGCTTTGTAAAAATTTGTTTTCTTTTGTAAAACCGGATGAGACATTCTTGTGTTTGGTAAATCACTAATTAATAAGTCAATTGGCTCATTAGTTCTTTTTGCTAAAAAGTCTGCTTTTTGAAAACTTACACCAAAAGTAATCTTAAGTTTAATCATTTTTGACAATGCACGAGCAATTGCTATTGTGTCTTCATCTGTATCATAAAAAGTAATACTTAATTTGTCTTTGTCTCCGTATTTTTCAATAATAAGAGGTAAAAATATTCCAACTCCACATAAAGGATCAACAATAGTTAATTCTTTACTTCTGATGTTTGGAAGTCTTTTAAAAATTGAATTTAATAAGCTATCATCAGCATAAAAAGGCTTTTGACCAAGTCGTAAAAAGTTAGCATATTGAGCTAGTTGGTACATTGATTTAACATCCATAAATTTAGGATTTTTTTCAATGTATTTAATCAAGTTTTTAATCTCAGTAAGTTGTTCTTTTTTAATAATATCTTTAATATTTTTTTCTGTTAATGAGCCAAACATAATGCCCCCTATTTGTAAATGAATAATTATTTAATATTTCTTATAAATTTAAATTTTAGTTATATATTAAAATTATAATATATTAACATAAATTTAATTTGCTTTTAATTGCAAAAAATATTTAGTATTTAATTTTTTACCGAAAAACCTATAAAACAGCCTTTTCAGTCAAAAAAAGCAAGCGAAATTAAAAAATAATAGTTGAAAAACAAATTTTTTCTATTAAAATTAAGTATGCAAAAAATGTTTTTATACTATAATTACATTGCTTATGCAAAATGGAGGGGTAGCGAAGCGGCCAAACGCGGGTGGCTGTAACCCACTTCCTCACGGTTCGGGGGTTCGAATCCCTCCCCCTCCACCATTTTGCCCCATAGCCAAGCGGTAAGGCAACGGGTTTTGGTTCCGTCACGCGTTAGTTCGAATCTAACTGGGGCAAC is a genomic window containing:
- a CDS encoding class I SAM-dependent methyltransferase → MFGSLTEKNIKDIIKKEQLTEIKNLIKYIEKNPKFMDVKSMYQLAQYANFLRLGQKPFYADDSLLNSIFKRLPNIRSKELTIVDPLCGVGIFLPLIIEKYGDKDKLSITFYDTDEDTIAIARALSKMIKLKITFGVSFQKADFLAKRTNEPIDLLISDLPNTRMSHPVLQKKTNFYKALHHCT